A segment of the Aerosakkonema funiforme FACHB-1375 genome:
TTGTTCATAAAACTAACCCCACTTTTTTGGGAAGGTAAATTTAGTCAATTGTAGCTTTTCCAAATCCTTGAGTGCGAGTGACTTTTGACCAAACGACTAATTCGCCGTTCGCGCCACCAGCCGCCAGCTTGTTTCCTTGGGGGTGCCAAGCAAGACAAGAAAATTTATCTGCTGCGCGTGGGAGAATCTGTGCGAGTTGCTTGGCTTTTTGCCACAAACAGACGCTTCCATCTTCAGCAGCGGAGGCGAGGAGGAAGGTGTTTGGCTGGAATTCTATCGCCTGCACTATTCCAGTGTGAATTTCCAACATCCTACCTTGCCAACCTACCGAATCATCGGCGTCTTTTTCCCAGACTACAACGCTTTGGGCGCTGGCGACTGCCAATATAGGAAAATTAAGTTCTGTGAGAGGTTGCGACCAAGCCAGCGATCGTATTTTACCGGGAAAGCCGCGCATTGCCCAAAGGCGAAGGTTATGCCACTCCCAAACGGCAAGGGTGTTATCCAAATTGGCAGCAGCGATATATTTGCCATCTGGCGACCAAGCGATCGCTAAACTGGTGACAGGTACTTCTAAAATTTCCGGGTCTTCGTCCCAGTCTTGCACATTCCAAACTTTAACACCTTGATGACCTGCGATCGCAAGATGTTGTCCGTCGGGATGCCATGCCATACTCAACACTGAAGATGTCTCAAAATTCAACGTCACCGCAACTTCTTCCGCCTCGACATCCCAAACTTGCACATAGCGCCCCGTACTAAAGGCTAACTCGTTACGTATGGGATTCCAAACGAGTCGGTCAAGCCAATTTGGCCTATTTTCCAAAGTGGTAATCAATTGATTTCCTTGCGATTCGATGCGCCAAATTTTTACCTGTCCATTTTGACCCCCAGCCGCCAAGAATTCACCGTTTTTGGAAAACGCAAGACAATCTACAGATTGACCTTCACCTGTTTGCAAATATCTGAGTTTTCCTTCCGCCCAAAGCACTACTTCCCCAGCGCCGTCAGCTGCCGCTAAAGTTTTATTATCCGCCGACCATACCATCGTCGTCACGTAATCTGAAAGCCTGCCTTGCCAAGGTCGGTGTAATAAATTTTTGGTGAGGCTAATTAGATTAAACACTTGCGAAAATCCTCTTTAAATTTGGCTTCATTAAGATGACGTCCGATGAAAATTAATTCGTTTTTGCGAGTTTCGTTCGCTTTCCAAGCGCGGTCTTGTTTTCCTTCAAACAGCATATGAACACCTTGGAAAACAAAACGATTATCTTCACCTGCAATATTGAGGATACCTTTCATCCGAAAGATATCTTGCCCTTGATTTCGCAACAATTCGCCTAACCAATTGTTCAACTTTTCTCCATCTAGCGCCCCAGATTCTACCAAAGCCACGGAATACACCGATTCATCGTGTTGGTGGGCATCTTCACCTAAGAAATTGGGATCGATTTCCAAAGCGCGATTCAGGTCAAATGCTTGCACGCCTAATAGGGCGTTCATCTCTAACTCAGAATTGCGAGTGCGATAGATTTTTGCCATTGCATTCATCGCCCGAATTCGCTTTTCTAACTCATCCAATTCCTCTGGCTTAACCAAATCTACTTTATTAATCAAAATTACATCGGCAAAAGCAATCTGTTCTTGCGCCTCATTTGCATCCCAATGCTGCCAAATATGCTTGGCATCCACCACCGTCACCACTGCATCTAACTGCAATAGAGTCCGCATATCTTCATCGACAAAAAAAGTTTGAATCACCGGTGCGGGGTCAGCCAGCCCGGTTGTTTCAATTAGCAAATGGTCGAATTTGTGGCGTCGTTTCATCAAATTGCCGATAATCCGAATTAAATCTCCCCGAACGGTACAGCAAATGCAGCCGTTGTTCATTTCAAAAATTTCTTCATCCGCATTGATAATTAGCTGATTGTCAATCCCCACTTCCCCGAATTCGTTGACTATCACAGCTACCTTTTTGCCGTGTTCGTGAGTCAGGATACGGTTCAGTAGGGTGGTTTTACCCGCACCCAAATAGCCAGTCAGCACCGTGACGGGTACAAAGTCCGCCGTTGTCGCATTCACCACGATGAATTCCTCTCGCACTATTTACATAATGATAACCATTATCATATTATTATAGTGTTGGCATAATTAATTTTTTACTAAGCGCAGGTAAACGCCGATGAGTTTATCTGCCTTTACCTTGGCGTATCTGTGGCCAAAAAAAATAAAATTTCCTGATTATCTTAGGGTTGAAGCTTGACCAATAGTGCCTAAAGCTGTTTTTCGATCGCATCGCACGCCACACCAACTCCATTTTCGGATTGAATAATCGGTCCGATTTCTGCTGCTTTAGCTGCATAATTGGGATTTTCCAACAATTCCCGTAAATTTTTGGCTACTCGTGCGGCTAAATACTGCTTACGGGGAATAGTTCGGGAAGTTCCCAAGCGTTCCACTCTTGCTGCATTGTCTGGCTGGTCGTGG
Coding sequences within it:
- a CDS encoding CobW family GTP-binding protein gives rise to the protein MVNATTADFVPVTVLTGYLGAGKTTLLNRILTHEHGKKVAVIVNEFGEVGIDNQLIINADEEIFEMNNGCICCTVRGDLIRIIGNLMKRRHKFDHLLIETTGLADPAPVIQTFFVDEDMRTLLQLDAVVTVVDAKHIWQHWDANEAQEQIAFADVILINKVDLVKPEELDELEKRIRAMNAMAKIYRTRNSELEMNALLGVQAFDLNRALEIDPNFLGEDAHQHDESVYSVALVESGALDGEKLNNWLGELLRNQGQDIFRMKGILNIAGEDNRFVFQGVHMLFEGKQDRAWKANETRKNELIFIGRHLNEAKFKEDFRKCLI
- a CDS encoding WD40 repeat domain-containing protein, encoding MFNLISLTKNLLHRPWQGRLSDYVTTMVWSADNKTLAAADGAGEVVLWAEGKLRYLQTGEGQSVDCLAFSKNGEFLAAGGQNGQVKIWRIESQGNQLITTLENRPNWLDRLVWNPIRNELAFSTGRYVQVWDVEAEEVAVTLNFETSSVLSMAWHPDGQHLAIAGHQGVKVWNVQDWDEDPEILEVPVTSLAIAWSPDGKYIAAANLDNTLAVWEWHNLRLWAMRGFPGKIRSLAWSQPLTELNFPILAVASAQSVVVWEKDADDSVGWQGRMLEIHTGIVQAIEFQPNTFLLASAAEDGSVCLWQKAKQLAQILPRAADKFSCLAWHPQGNKLAAGGANGELVVWSKVTRTQGFGKATID